Within Topomyia yanbarensis strain Yona2022 chromosome 2, ASM3024719v1, whole genome shotgun sequence, the genomic segment caaatagactttgaatggatgttagtgacctaatactacaaatcgaagcagttgtggtcatattttggaaattttttcacctttatacattcattgcagaatttattaaaatcgacattttctgcgtgttcgtacttatcaccctgtaattccggaaccggaagtcggatccattagaaattcaatagcagcctatgagaacgttgcacctttcatttgagactaagtttgtcaaaatcggttcagccatctctgagaaaaatgagtgacatttttggtcacatacacacacacatacacacacacatacatacatacacacatacatacacacacacagacatttgccgaactcgacgaactggatcgaatggtatatgtcactcggccctccgggcctccgttaaaaagtcggtttttagagcaattgcaatacctttctattgagaaaggcaaaaagataatttaattgtcaacaagtttgtcgaagactgcaaatcaatccaacttccttggaagaaattattaaaattttaatgatatctgagtcagttttggatGGAGCCTTGGAGCACATGGTGGTGAACCACTAGTCGATTCCCacgagctttattttttgcgaAATAATAGTTGGatttaaatgaataatatgtTTGGAACTATTTTAGTTCATGAAATGAGTCATCTTCTGACTACAAAATATTAGTTCCATATTTCACCGCATAGAGGAGGAAGAGGGATGGAATATGGACATGTTCACAAGAATTACTGGAAAAGacttattctacaactttgtaaaaGACACCtacaataattttggtgaaatgcaaTGAAGGGTACCTACTGAAACATCAGCGACTAGAGATCCTTCAATTAGTGACCGATTGATTACAATGCTCTCTTTAAAAACGATTTTCCTTGGTTACAATAAAAACAACATGCTCAAATTTACTAGAAATTATTTTGTGTGTTTCTTAAGCCACTGTGGACCActgatatttgatttatttattaacgGTGTTGGAGCAAAAATTTGAAGGACGTATACAACATAACCttaacgataaaacgataacgATCAAAATACCAAATATATCAAAGTttcatcattatttttatataaaatttcttGAATTATTCAGAACATCCCAATGGTATGAACAGTATTTTCATCAAACTATATGCTATAAATGAATGCAGCCTGCCAAAATTACCATGGGTAGCGATTTTTTACCTTATCATTTAGTAAAAACCAGCTATGTCCTTTGCTGTATCAAGAAACCTACTCCAGTTCATTCAGTCAATTTATAAACATTATAAATTATTCCCGATGTTTATACAGACTGGTAACATGTAGATATCaaatctataatcaaaataaaaaaaatctcgttTTTAAATATGTTGAAATTGCTCCATATGTAGCTAAATTTAGTACTCGTTTTGCCTGTTAACTGGTATTTTATTTCATGACAAAATGTTACCAGTCCGTATAAACCTCGGGAATAATTTATAGTGTTTATAAATTGACCGAATGAACTGGAGTAGGTTTCTTGATACAGCAAAGGACATCGCTGGCTTTTACTAAATGATTAGGTAAAAAATCGCTACCCATGGTAATTTTGACAGGTTGCATTTATCATGCAAGAATATCGACAGGCCTCTTTtctcgggttagaaaaatatctTAAGATAAATCTGTAACTCTATGAGCGGGGTTGAGAAACGAACCCGAGTGTTCATAAactcattcatgaaaaaataatgatttcgtGAAGAGAACCATTTATTTTGGATAATTTCTAAATTTTAGGATAAAATGTAGTAAAATGCTTGGCATTTGCAATTGACGCCCTCCATCAGAGCCTGCACGTTTCCGAATTCCAACATTGCTTGAGAATAGTTTGGAATGGCCGAAGATGGGTTAAAATGcgtcataaaaaaaattgatttgctcGAAATTCACGTTTCGACAGCTTCAGTACTCGATGAAATCAGAACAAAACATTTCCAGCAGCACACAGAAAAACTTAACACGGTAACATCATGTGGAAAtctattgaattatttcaatccaCAATCACATGAAATGCATACGGTTGCCACTTTAATATCCATTCCAGTGTAGGAAATAtggttttcaaataaaattcatGCGAACATAATGGGAAAAGCACACCAACATCATAAGAAATATCATTgactaaaatttccaaattaattACACGTGAATATCACTTTGTTTAACTTATAGATTTCATTGGTAGAAGAATCggtgaaatcaattgttttacatgtagaaatacACTACATGTTATTCATGCGAAAGTCATGTGGAAAGTTCATACTTTTCGACTCAACAGCATGGCAATGAACATTCAATGGATAAATATGTCATATTCACGtggaattagttttaatttaatttgaatcaccatatgaaatgctttttaatggattttcatgtgaaattcaaagggacatcatttattttactttttaacatgagaatgAAAGTGATGTTTAATTGCGAATAATTTTATCGCGTCGATTATTTTCAGTGCATAACACCAGAAACAAATCAAAATAGAAACAAATTTTGTTGctagaattattgaaaaattcgaACACAGAGTATGCAAAGTTGCCAGTTACATCAAATTGGCCGTAGTTCGAGGAAAATCGGTTTGTGATCCGAAAATCGGTCTATCATCGGTACCTGAAACCTTTAGGGAACTTTTGGGAtggttgaatgatgtatattcttCAGTTTTTCCAAGGCGCGATGCTactacccaaatttttgtggTTGAAAATTTCCTTCATATCTTCTGAAATCTCACTGATAACTGCACAACGGAGCgggtgtaaacaatacactctgaaGAGAAACTGCGCAAAATTGCGTTAATTTCAGTGAAGTATGAAAAAAGTTACGATTGAATGCGTCGCATTATCGACTCATTCTATAGACAATAAATAAAGAATCAGATCAGGAAACAAAAAAGGAtctaaaaatattatattaaattttgaGAAATTGTCCATGTTAACGACGCTGTAGCCCTCTGGATAAATactcgacacgtcaatcgtttgtttaccatttatctgtcagtgtcattccaattgagcacgagacctgtcaatggccctcgttccagaaggattcaaagcgattttcttcggattgactgcttttgacaggtctcgtgctcgattggaatgacacttacagataaataataagaataagatagagatggcgagtctttatccagagggattcagcgtctttagtcCATGTGAAAACATTGAGGGGAGttaaaggtttcagcgtgacaaaatcacttttttcgcgattttttttttttgcaaatttgtgtgaagcgaattaatcaaaatttttgtgcattataatgtatcatttcaataacattctgcaattttgtcatgcaaaaatatcgacaagcgactcggtgatgaagctttttgtagaacgtctctgggaaaatacgatttgcggtgttaactgccattcaaaaactactgtttcaaattttgcatgcacattctatgtaaaaaaataaccAACCCCTGAGTTAGGTTTCGAGGTAGTATTTCGATTAAGGGGGTAAGGCAGGATTAGATTTATGAACAATATCCTGGGTTTGGTGTAataattcacaaataaatatcaacacTGTTTTGATAGTGTAAACGTATTCACAATCACGGAAACCATATCATGATCAAAGTGCGATGAATTATGAATCTGTTCACGTTGTATAGCCAACCAGAAACAATGTTCAATGCATAAATGACAGGAAACAGCGTTTAGTTTATGAATGATGTTTATTGGGTTGTGAATAAGGATAGAAAACCGATTCGGTAATGACATAGTAACATGGAGCTaacttcaaaaatattttgttatatGCAAAACATGTCCTCTACTCATAATTCATTTCTTAATCCATATTACTACATTACACCTTAAATGCAATTTAGAAAcgaaaagaatttttttctggtTACGATTCACTGTACAATGAACCGCATATCATTAAGTTTTAGAGGAAACTGACTTGAACGAATGTTCCAAGGCAATGTAAAAAGTGGAATCTTTTTTTAGAAGAATACAGGAATTTTACTcgcataaaaatatttgttgaaatatttgtttgttgaaaaatatttgagTTGATTATAAAACTCATCTAAAGTATAAAAAACCCTTGGAGAATAAAAAATACcacaaatatttaattttaaagttttttagttttttggcCTTTTTGAATGTGTATTAATTCACAAAATAGAACATCAGTCGCTGTTTTTATTCCGAAACCCCGAACTCGGGTACGTAAAATTGCATTTCGGATCTCTAAACTGTTTGATTGAAAATGTTTCTCTTTATCCATTGAAATCACCTTCATTTCCCTACATATATAAAATGTATACCGTACATCACATCAACTGCTTTCGAAGATTCAGAAATAAATGGTTCCATTGGTCATACTGGCAGTATAATCGATAGTCTCATCACGCACATTACCACCTGATTCTTTCTCATGCTTACTACATGTACGATTTCTCTACCTATTTAATATAGCTAGTTGCAAATGTCTTTAGAATCTAGATAAAAATTGTCACTTCTGCATCAAAAATAAGTAGTATCATTTTGTGAATTTCTTTTTAGTCGTGTTAGTCCCGAAAAAATTGTCATTAAAATCCCTATGTCTCACACGAAAGCTGATTCAATTGAGATTCTCTTTAATTCGTAtatgaaaaatgaattaaatagaCCAGTAGTACTGATTTCACAGACATTTATTTAATCCCAAACACATTTTAAACCATTACATCAACCCATCATGTAGTTCGTGCAAATAGCAAAAAAACTATGCAATCACAAACTATcaacatacgtcaatataccaCCAAATCAATCATCTGGTAAACTAGCTTTCGTGTCAGCTCAACCCGTTCTGTCCAATCAGAATAGTACCTGAGAGAACTATTTGCATGCTAGAGCAAACAAGTATTTTTCGCTTTCCTAACTAATGCACCTAGTTCTTCCCTCGGAACACAGGACTTTTGAAATGCATTTCCTTTTGATCGAATTAAACAACTGCTAGAAGACACGCTGCTGTTCTAATGGCCAACCTATTTGCTTGCAGGAGAGAATCTTATTCAAAGCCCCAGTAGTCTCTCGATGGCACGAAACACCAGCTCCGGTGAGCTGCAAAATGGTGAACACAGGACGAATACGCATTTTATGAGGAAAATTCCACCCGGAGCGGAAGCGAGCAACATCCTCGTGGGCGAGGTTGACTTTCTCGATAAGACACTTGCAGCATTCCTAAGGTTAAAAAATGCCGCCGTTATGGGTGATCTGACGGAGGTTCCCGTGCCAACTAGGTAACTAAAGCAAGGGTAAATTAGATAAACGCCCCCCGCTAACACGGTTATTATTCAGATTCATATTCATCCTGCTCGGTCCACCGGGAAGTCATGGAAGCTTTCACGAGATCGGACGTGCCATGGCGACACTGATGTCGGACGAAATCTTCCACGAAGTGGCGTACCGAGCCAAAAAGCGAGAACATTTACTGGCGGGAGTGGATGAATTTTTGGACGCCGTTACCGTTTTACCACCGGGTGAGTGGGATCCATCGATACGAATAGAACCTCCTGCGGCAATACCGTCACAGGAGGTACGTAAGCGACCTCCCGAGAAAAATCCGAAGGAGGAAATCGACGAGGAAGAGGAAGAACAACGACAACGCGAAGAATCCGGCCTTTCCAGAACTGGCCGGCTGTTCGGTGGCCTGATCAACGACTTGAAGCGAAAAAAGCCATTCTATTGGTCTGATTTCAAAGATGGACTTTCGATGCAGTGCGTGGCATCGTGGATTTTTCTGTACTTTGCATGTCTATCGCCGATCATCACTTTCGGCGGTCTGCTAGGATCAGCCACGGGGAACAATATCGCTGCCATGGAGTCTTTGGTTGCCGGTTTCGTATGCGGTATGGGTTATGGATTCTTCTCCGGGCAACCGTTGACTATTCTGGGATCAACCGGGCCGGTGCTTGTTTTCGAGACGATAGTGTATGACTTTTGCCTGCAAGTTGGATGGGACTATTTGACCTTCAGGTGACTATGTGGTATTTCTGTGATTTGCAATtgttctgaattttttttttcattatgatAGGTTTTGGATTGGAACGTGGATTACAATAATCCTGATCGTTTTGGTAGCCGTCGATGCGAGTGCTCTTGTGTGCTATATAACCAGGTTCACCGAAGAAAACTTTGCTTGTCTTATTGCGTTCATCTTTATCTACAAAGCTGTGGAGAATGTGCTACATATCGGGAAAGATTATCCAATGAACACAGCAGGGTCAAAATACGACTGTTCATGTCTACCACCGGATGGGCAAGCATTGTCACCGGAGATCGTTCATGATTGGTCACACTATGATAAGAAAACTTGCACGGTTTGTAAAAAATAACACTCgtaatacatcagatttgtttATTAATATTTCCATTCGGCAGCTTCTTAACGGCACCTTAAGCGGTTACGATTGCGACAAAATAGAATACATCTCCGATGTCTTCCTGATGTCAATCATCCTATTCATTGGGACCTACATCATTTCGGTGATTTTGAAAGACTTTAAAAATGCTTTATTCTTTCCGACTAACGTGAGACAATTCGTGAGTGACTTTGCTGTCATCATTGCAATTCTCTCAATGAGTACGTTAGACTTTGTCACCAATGTTCCAACACCAAAACTCGAAGTTCCACGTGAATTTAAACCAACCATTCCGGATCGGGGATGGGTTATCCAACCATTCAACGAGAAGAATCCGATCTGGTCGTCGGCGATCGCCGCGCTGCCCGCCTTGTTAGGCACCATTCTGATCTTTATGGATCAACAAATTACGGCTGTGATAATCAATAGGAAAGAGCATAAGCTAAACAAAGGATGTGGTTACCATCTGGATCTGTTCGTACTAGCTCTGCTGATACAGATATGCACAATGATGGGACTACCTTGGTAAGCGATCCGCACTTCTTGGTTGAGGTTGAAATCATTAATGACTGATAACATTCACAGGTTCGTGGCTGCTACCGTACTCAGTATTAACCATGTCAATTCACTCAAGCAAGAGTCGGAAACGGCTGCTCCCGGTGAGAAACCGCAATTCCTCGGAGTACGCGAGCAACGAGTAACCCATATTCTAATCTTTCTGACGATCGGCTGCTCGGTACTGCTAACCCCGCTCCTGTCACACATTCCAATGCCAGTATTATATGGCGTGTTTCTGTACATGGGATCAGCTTCCCTCAAGGGTCTCCAGTTCTTCGATCGGCTGTTGATTATGCTGATGCCAGTTAAATACCAACCGGACTACATGTTTCTGCGACAGGTTACTGATCTTTATTATGATATAAATTCAGTTGTAGTATATGTAAAAATCCACCATCCATTTTTGTCACATGTGCTTTAGTTCAAGTTTATATGTTTCTCACTCATAAGTTTACTTTTTCCAACTGCCACCAGGTCCCAATACGGCGAGTTCACCTGTTCACGTTGATCCAGCTAGCCTGTTTGATTATGCTGTGGGTAATTAAATCGTTCTCCAGCACCTCGATCCTGTTTCCGCTGATGCTGGTGGTGATGATTGGAATACGGAAGTCACTCGATTTCCTGTTTACACGGCGCGAGCTCAAGATCCTGGACGACGTCATGCCGGAAATGACAAGACGAGCAAATGCGGATGACCTCCGGCAGCTCGAGGATGGCGAGGTGGGCCTATACCGTCGATTTATTGGCTGCTGTATTGGCAGAAAACAATCGTTCTCCGTCACTACGGTAGATCCAAAGCAGAACAATCACACACCAAGTATCACTACAAACAACACAACCACCATTACCGCCAAAAATGCCGACAATGCACCGAGCAGCTAGAATCCACTTACTTAGCTTTCCCTTCGCCAAACGCACATCAGTTTTTGTTTGTATTTGCATTGCTGCTAGATAATCAGGACACGAGAAAAACAGTCTAGCTGAATTCCTTAACACAATACACATTCTTCGTCAAATTTATGGTACTGGAAAGTGAATATTGCGCACAATTTGACTGTAACATAAAAGATAAACTGAAAGACTCAAATTTGACCTAGAACAAAACCTGTAGGAAAATTTTACAACTCCTCCGGAAATTATTCCACTATTTGTAGTACAATGAACGAAGAGTAATGTGTTGGTCGGTGTAGACAATTCATAGGAACATTTTCTGTTAGGTTATACTACATGTATTAGAGCTATAATTTCCCTACAAACACGTTGTTCAATCCTCATTTAGCTAAATTTGCCAAACCTAAACATCACTATTTATACACAACCCTAGATTTTTATTGACTATACATATTTACACATCACACAACAagctatattttaatttttgaattccTTTTCTATTTATAACATCTATATGTCCTTTTTGTAAAGTTATTGAATATGTGTAAATAAAATAGAGCAATCGCAGATTTACCGCTTGTGTTAGGTGATTAGTCACTTGTTTTTTAGTAAAAGCTAATCAAAAGAGAAACAAAAGAACATCCGGAACGCTAGTGTGCTAGtataaaaaatttcattacaatgAAGTTGCTTGATCGATTCTGCTCAACTGTTTGAAAATAGCTAGATAAGTTTTAAATCGACAAGAAAGATGGTCAACTCTAAATTTATACCTCGTAAGTTTACAGACAAAAAATTCATATATCGGAGAGCTCCTTACATTCAATGTTTGGTTGAGAGAAGTATCGAGAGACCATGCACAAACTATTGATTGTGGTTTTCATATACGCATAAGTTGGTTGAACAATCCAGGCGTTCCGGATAAGGACCTATTTTAGCATTACATGTTGCTCGATCTTGTGTTGCCAATCTTAAGTCTGTTTGTTCGCCCACCATACAGCCAGTGAATTCGGGATACGCTCCGAAGCCAACGTTCCAGGTTTACAGCTGACATAACATTAGTTGGTCCGACATTCGCGCTACTTTTGGTATGGAGTATATTACATACATTTTATTTGGGGATCTTTCGCTTCTTTAATCGTTCGAGTACCGCGTCCAATATTTTAACTATACTTTTGAAATAAGGTCCGCAACGCGTTCCACGTTAGTTTTACGGTTGTTAGTCTGATACAATTCCATGTTTCTGAGCAATCTTCCTTCATTAGAATCGGTACCGCAGGCTCAAGCTTACTTGTGGTACTTTCAGGTAATGCTCCAGATATTTACTTAGGACCGTTATTCATAATCGCGTCCGTtttagaaattgatttttttagagatttaaaaatattctgtattttttatTCACAACTCGACTCTGTAGTGCTAACGTCAAACTTCAATATTTGCACCGATTCGCTCAAGAAAGGAATTTCATAAGAAACTCTTCTGTTCGTTCTCTCATTATACCCATAGTCCTTTTGCTCTTAGCACCGTTTTCCCTAGGAGTCCTCTCGCTCCATTTTCGTTTGGAGTCCTTTCGCTCCTTCAAATTTTTGAGTCCGTTCGCTCAAGGTTTCATTTGGAGTCCACTCGCtccttccattttttttcaCCTGGAGCCCTCTCGCTCCGCAGACATTATAACTAAGGACCCTTGCCCCCTTTTCAGATGGAGTCCTTTCGCTCCTTTAAATTATTGAGTCCTTCCGCTCAAACAATTGATTAACGCATTTTCAAATCTATGACACTATGAATTACGCAACTCAAATaaacttcaaaataaaaattaataaagtcGATTTCCTATCCACATACGCACTGTCATCCATCTTAATTATGTGCTCcttatttaaataaaaactgAGCACCTTGGATCATTTCTCTATTCAGTATTTTGATGGTAAACCGCTGATGATCTACAATACTTACCGGGCGGGAGCGTCCACTGCGCCATTGTCGTGACGCTTTGTAGCCATATTAGATGGTCGACCACCAACTCACAAACACGTCCAGTCGTGCTAACTTTCGCCAATAGAATAACGCTCGAGATCCATCTCAGCGGCTGCAACCCTCCGCTCTAACTCAGTTACGCTCTCATCGAATCGTATGATCTATACCCCGAAGCTCAATAATGTAGGGTTGACATTAGTGCTGGTTGCCATCTGCTGATGCCAGTATGCTGGCAACCAGCACGCTACCAGCGTAATGTAAACGCATGCCATCTGCTGGTGCCAGCTGCTGGCAAgcgtttacattatgctggtagcgtgctggttgccagcatgctggcaccAGCAGATGGCAACCAGCACTAATGTAAACTGGGCATAACCGACGTGTGTCGCTGCGAAAGCAACTTTCTTCGTCTCTTGTACACTGGAACCGATCGTACGTTCATTCTCGCCATCTCTCTCTCAACCGCCGCGCGTCCCaaatacacacacacgcacacactgaC encodes:
- the LOC131684926 gene encoding electrogenic sodium bicarbonate cotransporter 1 isoform X3, with the translated sequence MDHGGGDDEAPIDPRLNSSNFPVDQDFEGHRAHTVYVGVHIPGSSRRHSQRRRHRHHQQSRENGDKGSINAEAERPAIQIPHVVTQRRISIAEDGEFFTPPAQRVQFILGGEVDDVNHESHPLFSEMEELVKEGDDIAWKETARWVKFEEDVEEGGNRWSKPHVATLSLHSLFELRSLLLNGTVMLDMEAVSLETIAELVCENMVNAGTLPTEAREKVVDALLKRHKHQHELASKKSRLPLIRSLADIGKNYSSSKNMRRSSTATSANSYPMHVVSSSPGMHDDVGEATPSPQTALLGGSVKDQRGHYLALPTVEEQHQHSQQQQTTQSHSVSKSGSNSSNINAQGKPCSGGTNGNQLTVPGIPSGENLIQSPSSLSMARNTSSGELQNGEHRTNTHFMRKIPPGAEASNILVGEVDFLDKTLAAFLRLKNAAVMGDLTEVPVPTRFIFILLGPPGSHGSFHEIGRAMATLMSDEIFHEVAYRAKKREHLLAGVDEFLDAVTVLPPGEWDPSIRIEPPAAIPSQEVRKRPPEKNPKEEIDEEEEEQRQREESGLSRTGRLFGGLINDLKRKKPFYWSDFKDGLSMQCVASWIFLYFACLSPIITFGGLLGSATGNNIAAMESLVAGFVCGMGYGFFSGQPLTILGSTGPVLVFETIVYDFCLQVGWDYLTFRFWIGTWITIILIVLVAVDASALVCYITRFTEENFACLIAFIFIYKAVENVLHIGKDYPMNTAGSKYDCSCLPPDGQALSPEIVHDWSHYDKKTCTLLNGTLSGYDCDKIEYISDVFLMSIILFIGTYIISVILKDFKNALFFPTNVRQFVSDFAVIIAILSMSTLDFVTNVPTPKLEVPREFKPTIPDRGWVIQPFNEKNPIWSSAIAALPALLGTILIFMDQQITAVIINRKEHKLNKGCGYHLDLFVLALLIQICTMMGLPWFVAATVLSINHVNSLKQESETAAPGEKPQFLGVREQRVTHILIFLTIGCSVLLTPLLSHIPMPVLYGVFLYMGSASLKGLQFFDRLLIMLMPVKYQPDYMFLRQVPIRRVHLFTLIQLACLIMLWVIKSFSSTSILFPLMLVVMIGIRKSLDFLFTRRELKILDDVMPEMTRRANADDLRQLEDGEETGHHSADNLQLPLENGNLASKVKINISEEVNKTTIWKQVNNCNVLFTKKSTKATSSHHQDPPDSFTNVSSKSTTNTSNNQQAQQQQQSLSETTAKKTNVTDKRLSTMREEEETNPDDANNRQSKLHKRTQKLKREFWMNSSRAGNTAVIRSVPADGQRFEGGAIDASLGRNLASETQL
- the LOC131684926 gene encoding sodium bicarbonate cotransporter 3 isoform X8; its protein translation is MFTMKDNKRFFIARPWKMDHGGGDDEAPIDPRLNSSNFPVDQDFEGHRAHTVYVGVHIPGSSRRHSQRRRHRHHQQSRENGDKGSINAEAERPVTPPAQRVQFILGGEVDDVNHESHPLFSEMEELVKEGDDIAWKETARWVKFEEDVEEGGNRWSKPHVATLSLHSLFELRSLLLNGTVMLDMEAVSLETIAELVCENMVNAGTLPTEAREKVVDALLKRHKHQHELASKKSRLPLIRSLADIGKNYSSSKNMRRSSTATSANSYPMHVVSSSPGMHDDVGEATPSPQTALLGGSVKDQRGHYLALPTGENLIQSPSSLSMARNTSSGELQNGEHRTNTHFMRKIPPGAEASNILVGEVDFLDKTLAAFLRLKNAAVMGDLTEVPVPTRFIFILLGPPGSHGSFHEIGRAMATLMSDEIFHEVAYRAKKREHLLAGVDEFLDAVTVLPPGEWDPSIRIEPPAAIPSQEVRKRPPEKNPKEEIDEEEEEQRQREESGLSRTGRLFGGLINDLKRKKPFYWSDFKDGLSMQCVASWIFLYFACLSPIITFGGLLGSATGNNIAAMESLVAGFVCGMGYGFFSGQPLTILGSTGPVLVFETIVYDFCLQVGWDYLTFRFWIGTWITIILIVLVAVDASALVCYITRFTEENFACLIAFIFIYKAVENVLHIGKDYPMNTAGSKYDCSCLPPDGQALSPEIVHDWSHYDKKTCTLLNGTLSGYDCDKIEYISDVFLMSIILFIGTYIISVILKDFKNALFFPTNVRQFVSDFAVIIAILSMSTLDFVTNVPTPKLEVPREFKPTIPDRGWVIQPFNEKNPIWSSAIAALPALLGTILIFMDQQITAVIINRKEHKLNKGCGYHLDLFVLALLIQICTMMGLPWFVAATVLSINHVNSLKQESETAAPGEKPQFLGVREQRVTHILIFLTIGCSVLLTPLLSHIPMPVLYGVFLYMGSASLKGLQFFDRLLIMLMPVKYQPDYMFLRQVPIRRVHLFTLIQLACLIMLWVIKSFSSTSILFPLMLVVMIGIRKSLDFLFTRRELKILDDVMPEMTRRANADDLRQLEDGEETGHHSADNLQLPLENGNLASKVKINISEEVNKTTIWKQVNNCNVLFTKKSTKATSSHHQDPPDSFTNVSSKSTTNTSNNQQAQQQQQSLSETTAKKTNVTDKRLSTMREEEETNPDDANNRQSKLHKRTQKLKREFWMNSSRAGNTAVIRSVPADGQRFEGGAIDASLGRNLASETQL
- the LOC131684926 gene encoding electroneutral sodium bicarbonate exchanger 1 isoform X9, whose translation is MFTMKDNKRFFIARPWKMDHGGGDDEAPIDPRLNSSNFPVDQDFEGHRAHTVYVGVHIPGSSRRHSQRRRHRHHQQSRENGDKGSINAEAERPAIQIPHVVTQRRISIAEDGEFFTPPAQRVQFILGGEVDDVNHESHPLFSEMEELVKEGDDIAWKETARWVKFEEDVEEGGNRWSKPHVATLSLHSLFELRSLLLNGTVMLDMEAVSLETIAELVCENMVNAGTLPTEAREKVVDALLKRHKHQHELASKKSRLPLIRSLADIGKNYSSSKRENLIQSPSSLSMARNTSSGELQNGEHRTNTHFMRKIPPGAEASNILVGEVDFLDKTLAAFLRLKNAAVMGDLTEVPVPTRFIFILLGPPGSHGSFHEIGRAMATLMSDEIFHEVAYRAKKREHLLAGVDEFLDAVTVLPPGEWDPSIRIEPPAAIPSQEVRKRPPEKNPKEEIDEEEEEQRQREESGLSRTGRLFGGLINDLKRKKPFYWSDFKDGLSMQCVASWIFLYFACLSPIITFGGLLGSATGNNIAAMESLVAGFVCGMGYGFFSGQPLTILGSTGPVLVFETIVYDFCLQVGWDYLTFRFWIGTWITIILIVLVAVDASALVCYITRFTEENFACLIAFIFIYKAVENVLHIGKDYPMNTAGSKYDCSCLPPDGQALSPEIVHDWSHYDKKTCTLLNGTLSGYDCDKIEYISDVFLMSIILFIGTYIISVILKDFKNALFFPTNVRQFVSDFAVIIAILSMSTLDFVTNVPTPKLEVPREFKPTIPDRGWVIQPFNEKNPIWSSAIAALPALLGTILIFMDQQITAVIINRKEHKLNKGCGYHLDLFVLALLIQICTMMGLPWFVAATVLSINHVNSLKQESETAAPGEKPQFLGVREQRVTHILIFLTIGCSVLLTPLLSHIPMPVLYGVFLYMGSASLKGLQFFDRLLIMLMPVKYQPDYMFLRQVPIRRVHLFTLIQLACLIMLWVIKSFSSTSILFPLMLVVMIGIRKSLDFLFTRRELKILDDVMPEMTRRANADDLRQLEDGEETGHHSADNLQLPLENGNLASKVKINISEEVNKTTIWKQVNNCNVLFTKKSTKATSSHHQDPPDSFTNVSSKSTTNTSNNQQAQQQQQSLSETTAKKTNVTDKRLSTMREEEETNPDDANNRQSKLHKRTQKLKREFWMNSSRAGNTAVIRSVPADGQRFEGGAIDASLGRNLASETQL